The following are encoded together in the Chitinivibrio alkaliphilus ACht1 genome:
- a CDS encoding ZIP family metal transporter, producing MESILYSFLAGISTSIGVIFLLIFGMPGKKTLATLLGFAGGIMLAISVFELMPEALEIGDMPSTVVGFLLGVLLMYLLDAVVPHSHLSTPDSPVEENAAGFKSSASPILRTGYLILFGIALHNLPEGLAIGAGLESSPELGLMIAVAIALHNIPEGIAMAGPLKAGGMKNMKIFLFTLAAGLMTPLGAILGHIFFNISEVFVGGSLAFAAGAMIYITNDELIPEANAMHSHLANGGIIAGLLLGFAVL from the coding sequence ATGGAAAGTATACTGTATAGTTTTTTGGCAGGAATATCTACTTCAATTGGTGTTATATTTCTCCTGATTTTTGGTATGCCCGGGAAAAAGACCTTGGCAACCCTTCTGGGCTTTGCCGGAGGGATTATGCTTGCCATCTCTGTGTTTGAGCTTATGCCTGAAGCACTTGAAATTGGGGATATGCCCAGTACTGTTGTGGGGTTTCTCTTGGGTGTTTTGCTAATGTATTTGCTTGATGCCGTGGTACCGCATTCTCATTTGTCCACTCCAGACAGCCCTGTAGAGGAAAATGCTGCGGGTTTTAAAAGCAGTGCGTCTCCCATACTCCGAACGGGCTATCTTATTCTTTTTGGCATCGCCTTGCATAATCTTCCCGAGGGTCTTGCCATTGGAGCAGGCTTAGAATCAAGTCCTGAACTTGGTTTAATGATAGCTGTAGCAATTGCCTTGCATAATATTCCCGAAGGCATAGCTATGGCGGGGCCTTTGAAGGCTGGTGGTATGAAGAATATGAAAATATTCCTTTTTACGTTGGCAGCAGGATTAATGACTCCTTTAGGTGCTATTTTGGGGCATATCTTTTTTAATATCTCTGAAGTGTTTGTGGGAGGTTCTCTTGCCTTTGCTGCTGGAGCTATGATTTACATTACCAATGATGAGCTTATTCCTGAAGCTAACGCCATGCACAGTCACCTTGCCAATGGGGGTATAATTGCTGGTCTTCTTCTTGGCTTTGCCGTGTTATAA
- a CDS encoding DUF2023 family protein: MRVLCHHLYEYKKGVRRMILHTMPLYMKERVIKKMEDNSIYYSISDVTDSKFNIFFGDRDCVEVVKSFGTKPLNEYTDTEDFIVGVLLGYDVVQQSQRYLRRKRIWKIAQNKIA; this comes from the coding sequence ATGAGGGTGCTCTGTCATCATCTCTATGAATATAAAAAGGGGGTGCGGCGCATGATACTGCACACAATGCCCCTGTATATGAAAGAACGTGTCATTAAGAAAATGGAAGATAATAGTATCTATTACTCTATTTCAGATGTCACAGATAGTAAATTTAATATTTTTTTTGGTGATCGTGACTGTGTTGAAGTGGTAAAAAGTTTTGGAACGAAGCCTCTAAATGAGTATACCGATACTGAAGATTTTATTGTGGGAGTACTGCTGGGCTATGATGTTGTGCAGCAAAGTCAACGCTATTTGCGAAGAAAAAGAATATGGAAAATTGCACAAAACAAGATAGCATGA
- a CDS encoding flavodoxin, producing the protein MIVIYGSTTGNCEDAAHKIAHAMGCESKNASEAQSKDLAENDVIILGASTWGIGDLQDDFIPFFKNLETADLSGKKVAIFGTGDAQSYPDSFVDAMADIYKVVDTQGARLIGKTATKGYNFEESRAVINDMFVGLVLDYDNSSDEVDEKIDAWTASLKESL; encoded by the coding sequence ATGATTGTGATTTATGGATCAACCACAGGAAACTGCGAAGATGCAGCACATAAGATAGCACACGCCATGGGCTGTGAATCAAAAAATGCGTCTGAAGCACAAAGTAAAGATCTTGCTGAAAATGACGTGATTATTCTGGGAGCGTCCACCTGGGGAATAGGCGACTTACAGGATGATTTTATACCCTTTTTCAAAAATCTTGAAACCGCTGATCTCTCGGGAAAAAAAGTGGCGATCTTTGGAACTGGTGATGCTCAGTCATACCCGGATTCATTTGTAGACGCCATGGCAGATATCTATAAAGTTGTTGATACACAGGGAGCACGCCTCATAGGAAAAACTGCTACCAAGGGATATAATTTTGAGGAAAGCCGTGCTGTTATCAATGACATGTTTGTCGGCCTGGTCCTTGACTACGATAACAGCAGCGATGAAGTTGACGAAAAAATAGATGCATGGACCGCATCTCTCAAGGAGTCTCTATGA